One segment of Haemorhous mexicanus isolate bHaeMex1 unplaced genomic scaffold, bHaeMex1.pri scaffold_254_ctg1, whole genome shotgun sequence DNA contains the following:
- the LOC132323027 gene encoding superkiller complex protein 2-like, giving the protein MAGMEMERIGEGGRARGGRDEGLGVSGDSPVTPPVPPQRCRPAAAELPLALLELGCSGRFEVLSGEPGAAEGPEHRATLPQGLPPWAPPPLGAELERKFLGTPEGLPLHGHERAA; this is encoded by the exons ATGGcggggatggagatggagaggATCGGTGAGGGCGGGAGGGCTCGGGGGGGTCGGGatgagggtttgggggtctccGGTGACTCTCCCGTGACTCCTCCGGTGCCCCCCCAGCGCTGCCGCCCCGCGGCCGCGGAGCTGCCGCTGGCGCTGCTGGAGTTGGGATGCTCCGGGAGATTCGAGGTCCTGAGCGGAGAACCGGGAGCCGCTGAGGGCCCCGAGCACCGCGCCACC ctgccGCAGGGGCTCCCCCCCTGGGCCCCCCCCCCGCTGGGGGCGGAGCTGGAGCGGAAATTCCTGGGGACCCCCGAGGGGCTCCCCCTGCACGGGCACGAGCGGGCAGCCAG